The genome window CCTCCGAGGTATCCAGTACGATGTCGAGTTTGTCAGCCCTTACGTTGCCGCCGAAGACCGTTTGGGATACAGTGTGAGAGCTTTTGGCGATCGCAGAATATCGGAAATTTTCAACAAAGATATTGATTTGCCCAACGGAGACCGGGTACGGGAAATTCGGATGGGGGGAAATCTCAGGTTTACCAGACCTTTGGGCGATTGGCAATCGACTTTGGGATTAAATTATACAAACATCAGCACGCGCGATCGCAACTTAAATATCGCCCGCCGCGACGAACTCGGAAATCCTCTCACATTCAGCGGCAGCGGCGTTGACGACTTATACACTGTTTCTTTTGGCGCAATGCTCGATCGGCGGGACAATCCCTTCAACCCTACCAGCGGCTCGATTCTCAGCCTCAGCACCGAGCAGTCGATACCTCTGGGGCGAGGCAACATTGTGAGCAACAGGATGTTGGCGAATTATATACAGTATGTACCAGTAACTTTGTTGGGCATCAGCGAGTCCGAAGCCTTGCCCGAAATGCTGGCTTTTAACTTGCAAGCGGGGACGGTAATCGGGGATTTGCCACCGACGGAAGCTTTTCGCCTCGGCGGCCGCAATTCGGTGCGGGGTTACGACGGCGGGGATATTGGCAGCGGCCGGAGTTATTTTTTGGCTTCCGGTGAATATCGGTTTCCTGTAGGTCAAGATGTCGGCGGCGTGATATTTGTTGATTTTGCGTCGGATTTGGGAACGGGAGATAGCGTACTCGGAAAACCGGCGGTAGTCAGGGACAAACCGGGGACTGGGGCGGGTGTTGGGGTGGGTGTGAGGGTGCGATCGTCCTTGGGATTAATTCGCTTAGATGTGGGTGTTAGCGACTCCGGCGACATCAAATTTATACTCGGTACAAAGCAACGTTTTTGAAGCAAGTCATCAGTCAGCAGTCATTAGTCACGAGTTAAGTGTAGGGGCGGGTTTCACCAATCATCTATCTCAGAAACCAACAATATAATAAACCCGCCCCCACGAACACGACAAATCCGAATCTACATTTTTTGGATTCGATCGAACATCAGGTTAATCTGGGTTATCGGTTGTGTGGGGGCGGGTTTACAAGATTGTTTGCGGTCATCAGATATTGTTGGTAAAACCCTCTCCTACAGGATGCGTGAAGATACAAGAAGCGATTTCAATCGCCACTTGCTAAAAAAAGGTTTCAGCCTACGGTTTTAAACAGATTTTGCGCGACGAAATTGCCGACCGCCAAACCCGTTGGCAGCGCATCATCAACCGTAGCCTCGCGCACGTGCACGCCGCCGTAAACCCGGCTGATGGCATCCTCATAAGCAGCATCGTAAAAACTGTTGTAAGTGCGCGTTACACCGGGCATTTCTTGGGAAACTGCCGTAAAAGAGTAGTTGTCACCAAAAAAGTTGGTCATCACTCCGGCAAATGCACCGCTAAAAGTCGAATGTCCAGAGATGTAATCTGGGAAGGGCGGGGTGGGGCTCAGTAGGGGCTCCCATTCCGGGTCAGTCACCGTTCCTGAAATGCCTTTTTTCTCGCCAAATCCCCCGGTAATCAAATCGTCAGGTCGGGGTTGAATGACTTTGCTGTTGTACTTGGCATCCCAAGCCACAATCCCAGCATCGGCCAAAGCGACGTTCAACTCGGCAAACAAGCGGGCATTTTCCGGGACGGTTGTTTCCTCGCGCATGGCGACTTCTTCAGCAATTTGGTTCAATTGTCCGTAAGGCCGGAAAGTGTCGGCGCGATCGTCCGCCCAGAAAATCGCGATTTCGGTTTGGTCGGGAGTCCGCGTCACGGTGGTGTTTGCGGTACTCTGTTTCCCCCCCAACAGTCGAACTTCTTCCAAGTCTTGCACGAAGCGATCGGTTCCCGGTACGCCATCTAAGCCTTTCGGGGCAAAGGCTGCGGTGTTGGGGATAGCGAAGGGCTTGACTTTGCCCCAGTTTGGCCCTAGTGCCGCGCCTTTGTTGGGGCCTTCTGTTTTCGGTCGCCAAACGTAATCACCCTCTGGGGGAACGTAAGGGGCATTGTTGCTGGAACCGTCGTTGGCGCGGGAGGCGAGGATGGTGTCAGCAACGAAGTTCCCAAAGGCGACTCCATCGGCCTCGGCTTGCGGTGTGTCGTCGATCTCTGCTAGGGATCGGGCGAGTTGTCGATCGAATAATTGAGTTTGATTTGGCAGCAGTGTCACTAACGCTTTGTGGGCTGCTGCTGCTGCTGCTGCTTCCTCGGATGCGCCAATGGGGGCGGGAGTGTTGACAGCATAGGACGTGTGAGTGCGATCGAACGCATTCACCGCATCGTAAACTGAGAGGGAAGTAATCGCCATCAGGCGCGACCCTACAGTAGGCGGCACGCCCCGTCCCGCTTTCCCTTCAGCTTGGATCGCATTTAAAGCGGTGGCATTCCAGTCGATGACAACATCGCTTCCGGTGGCCGAAACCAGTTTTGAGATTTGCTTGGTGTTATTGTTCTGGTTAATTTCGGCAATCAGGTTGCAAGCCCCCGGAGCTCCAACCGAGGTCATGTTGCCATAGTTCAACCTAACGGTTGTGGATTGTCCCGGAAGCAGGTTGACTTGTTGGATAGTGGAGGTTAGCAAGCAATCGTTGACTAATTTGCCGTCTGGGGCGCGATCGAT of Oscillatoria nigro-viridis PCC 7112 contains these proteins:
- a CDS encoding phosphatase PAP2 family protein, with amino-acid sequence MDQEVVDLVTAQNLLPSQGDLVAKFSKIDLPKTIEMGDRAKVNVKLTNQGSAPVTGPVTVKLYTSTDSTIDRAPDGKLVNDCLLTSTIQQVNLLPGQSTTVRLNYGNMTSVGAPGACNLIAEINQNNNTKQISKLVSATGSDVVIDWNATALNAIQAEGKAGRGVPPTVGSRLMAITSLSVYDAVNAFDRTHTSYAVNTPAPIGASEEAAAAAAAHKALVTLLPNQTQLFDRQLARSLAEIDDTPQAEADGVAFGNFVADTILASRANDGSSNNAPYVPPEGDYVWRPKTEGPNKGAALGPNWGKVKPFAIPNTAAFAPKGLDGVPGTDRFVQDLEEVRLLGGKQSTANTTVTRTPDQTEIAIFWADDRADTFRPYGQLNQIAEEVAMREETTVPENARLFAELNVALADAGIVAWDAKYNSKVIQPRPDDLITGGFGEKKGISGTVTDPEWEPLLSPTPPFPDYISGHSTFSGAFAGVMTNFFGDNYSFTAVSQEMPGVTRTYNSFYDAAYEDAISRVYGGVHVREATVDDALPTGLAVGNFVAQNLFKTVG